The Microbacterium phyllosphaerae region GCGACCGCTGCCGCGCGCCTCGCCGTGAAGAATCACATCCTCATCGGCACGATCGCCGAGAACGGCGTGTTCGACACCGACAAGTACGTCGCCGATGCGCGCGAAGCGCTGCGGGCGATGGCCGAGGAGTCCGAAGAGGTCGAGCGCAACCTGACGGAGCTGCGCAAGCGCGCTCGCGGTCGCCACTCCGACCCTTCGGGAACGCACGACTACCGTGACCGCGATGTGCGCAACCTCCGACGCCGGGCCAAGCAGTCGCGCGGCGTCGCGACGAAGCTGCGCGAGACGATGGAGAACGAAGCCGCGTTGCGTGCCATCGTGGAGGAGGCCCGAGAGGGCGCCTGGGCCGACGTGCGCCACAACCTCGATCGTCGGCTCCGCGTCGAGGGCATGCGTCCCGACCAGGACCCCGACTACGATCGCATGCGCGAGGCCCGGATGCAGGCTCTTCGGCTCGTCGACCTGCAGGCTCTGTCGTCCCTGCAGCGTGCGAAGGCGAAGCGGAAGAAGAAGCAGAAGGCCGCCGAACACGACGAGTGACCTGCTCGATTCGCATTCGAGTGGTGACTGTTATAGGCTGTTCCACGGCCCGCTGAGCGGTCCAGGAGCGCCCGTAGCTCAATGGATAGAGCATCTGACTACGGATCAGAAGGTTAGGGGTTCGAGTCCCTTCGGGCGCACATCAGCTGAAACCCCCGTCGCGAAAGCGGCGGGGGTTTTGCGTTTCTTGCGGAGTGCTCGACTGCATCCGGCGCGCACGGAGCGAAGGAGAAGACGCGCAGCGAAGGACCTCTCGCCAGGAGTCCTCCATTGTTAAGAGAGTTCTCCTTCGCAACGGGTGCGTCGGCGCTCGGGTCAGTCCCTGCGCCACATCTCGCCGAGGGTGGACGTACGGGGGAGCAGGCGAGGCTCGAGCGTCACGCTGCGTGACGGGGCGCCCGGGTTGGCGATGCGCTCGAGCAGCAGGTCTGCGGCGACGGCGCCCATCTCCTCGCCGGGCTGGCTCACCGTGCTGATCGGGATGGCGCTCTCAGACGCGAAGTGGTTGTTGTCGTAGCCGGTGATGGCGATGTCGCCGGGTACCGAGAAGCCCGGCACCTCGTTGAGGATCTGGATGAGGCCGATCGCGACGAGGTCGGATGCCGCGACGATCGCATCGTATGTTCCCGCACCGCGCTCCAGGATCTGCCGCCCGGCATCCCGGCCGTGACGGATGTTCACTCCTCGGGTCTCGAGGATGTCGATCGACGCGTCCGGATGCGCGGCCGTGGCCTGC contains the following coding sequences:
- a CDS encoding asparagine synthase, whose translation is MGRTADAIAEGVAIATAAARLAVKNHILIGTIAENGVFDTDKYVADAREALRAMAEESEEVERNLTELRKRARGRHSDPSGTHDYRDRDVRNLRRRAKQSRGVATKLRETMENEAALRAIVEEAREGAWADVRHNLDRRLRVEGMRPDQDPDYDRMREARMQALRLVDLQALSSLQRAKAKRKKKQKAAEHDE